Below is a genomic region from Cloeon dipterum chromosome 2, ieCloDipt1.1, whole genome shotgun sequence.
tgaaaaaaaaattaaattgcaactGGATAATCACTAACCCtgccttaattattttttctttttgaaaatatttcttaaaaggTTATATGATGCTGAAGAATTTGGCGTTGTTTTGCAGTTGGTGGCCATCTTCGTCGCGTGGCGATACAGAAACCAGAGTAGAGGCCGACTACTTGAGACTGCAAGCACTCCCATCTTCTCCCCATACAGGATGCACCACCGAACAGACTACGTAATGTGACACTCTCACTGATCTCGCCTTGCCACAATGCGCGCGTTTCCTCATTTTGCGGCAACTGAATTTGACAAAAAGAGTAAAAGAAAGactataatttgaataatcaaCATGATGAGCTACTTAACCAGCGCTGGGTAGACTGCGTAGCGTATTACACGGTTAGTTTGTAGTAGTGCTACCATGTGATAATGTCTGTCTATTTTGTGTAGAGATAATTTGCTTTGTGTCATCATGGCGGACGAAACTGGCTCATTTTCTCTTTACTGTGAAAATCAAAAAAGCTTCAAGACCcgttagttattttttaactgtaagcTCGGATGCATAGGAAGGATTTACTAATTTCCAAAGATTTTGTTTAGTATGTTGTACTTCCTGCTTTCATCGTGCCAGTGAGGGTCCAAATTCTatactgtttaatttttatttgcaaccaAACTCTAGTGCTCTCTTATTATTATAGCTTAGTAAGCATTACAAGGAGAATAAGTCTCTTAAATccagtgtatttttttaattacctctTTCCTCGATGTAAAGGAGCTTGAAAGGagaagtgcaaaaaatattccaaccTCTAAAAGCCTACTAACCAGTGTTTACAAGGACACTCGATGGAATtggcgttttaatttttggcgaAATTATTGAACTCGTGTAGTATCCAACTAGTTACGCCAGTTTTTATTCAACCGAGGTGATATTTTTAGGTTGACTCTTCCTGACATGataaatcgtttttattttccggaAAGTCCCTAGATTTTAGAATTTCTTAGGGAAATGTATAAATAGCTCACGGTTCAAGACGATGTTTTCAAATATCCTGAGCTGACTACCAGGTCATGTAGttccatttttgttattagggaaaatactttttttattttactgttttaagtaacttaatttttcccgaaattaaaattacgcaaGAAAAACTGGAGATTCCATTACCTTCCAGAATATGTTAGGGATTTGGCTCTTCGGTAAGTCATTGTAAAAACTTACAGAacggggaaaatatttttaaatcaattttaggccattttctaaaataatttattgctaaattcgttgaattgaaattgttcCACCCCTGTACATGGCTCACATGAGGAAATTCTACACGAATTCAATGGTTATCCAAGAAGTAAACAAAAACCTTACTTAAATACAAAGTACAATGTGAGATtttcaaattctaaaaatttgattgtatGTCAATTCGAATTCATTCCATTGTCTGCTGGTTAGTTTCAAATGGCATCGCTTATTTATAATACACACAATTCACatacagttttaaaaaaggatgTTGTAGATTAGCGCTGTGCTTGTACCAACTGATGGACATAACCCTATCTAAATGTGCAATCtacacataaataaatataaataaagagaTATAATGATGTGTGCTAAATATACTGTCCGTTTTAATTCGCACGCAGaacctgaaaaattattcatctaATCTCcatggtggtggtggtggtggggGCGAAATGAGCAAACCTGGAATGCAAAAATGAGTTGCAAGGCTGTAAGAAGCGCGGTAGGAGGAGTGGAAGAGCAAAGCCCGAAGCGCGCGGATGCCTGCTCGCTAACAGCACTTCTTTTCCTGACACTGAGGAGTTCACAATATATTATACAACCTCGACCTgtcgagtgagtgagtgagtcgGAGAGCAGTGAACATGCCCGAGTGCAGAGAGAGGGACGCAGCCAACgttagcaataattattattgatcgtCGGCGCAGGtgcttgttttaaaatgattcaaggtaaatcattgttttatttgattggGGGGTTCTAATGAGATTCTCCTTGAAGCGACCAACGTCATTTTAATTGCTCGAATTTTTTATGTCTTCTCTGcagggaaattaatatttttatagacaTTATCTTTTATGTTAATAGATTATAGCTATAAGAGAAATGTCATCACTTTCATAtcggtaaaaaattgatttctgatttttttagactttttacaacattttttttatggGAAAATTCTTTTGTGGAGATGAAGATTTGACTAAAGCAGTTGGgcttaaacaaattgttttaaaatgtgtaataATCAAAACAGGAccttagttaaaatttatcaattttttccaaaaatttcatcgcttggccatattttcttggcagatttcgattcttctcgtcgagatctaacACGACGTATGACGCATTtgagggaaactctttgttgaggaataaaatacaattttaagtaaggagacagtcctcaccatttgaaatttgttctaaaactTGGGAGTCaccattctaaaaataaaaatctattgcTACCTTGGTCAATTTGGCAGAAATAGAATCCTTCTTGAGATTATTTGAAGCATATtggaaaaaggatttttcgtaattttgcaGAATCCCTCtttgcaaatttatcaaattgttCTCATTGGtctatttgattaatttaccAGTTGATCTTTGTGGACAATTCTatattcgaaaaataaattgatctaATTGCTACAGTTCCTTAGCACGTCACAATACGAAAGTTAAATTCTGGAGAAAGTAAATattagaaaagtaaaattaaaatgcatttttctgctcttgTTTTAAACTTACAGAAATgctaaaatcgatttaaaatatttattcaaagtcGAGAAGGCTAAggtttttctcaatttaagaggcaaatcgataatttaataaaattgacctGTTTTCCCTTTAGTCATTTACCGAATTCTTATTTCTAGCCCCGAAAAATTAGATATTCTATCCATTACAATCTACAAAACTTAAAAGAAATTGCCAATTGGCTAGAAATTAGaaggaacaaataaatttctatccACCGGCCCCACCGCATACGAATTATTATctaaatggtttaaattaaaaatggagaaGATTTTAACTACTTGCTGGTGTCGACCGGTCTAACCACTTGCGGAACAAGACAGTGCGTACCATCACATTGCAACGACACAGGTCAAGTGCGCACCTGCCGTAGGTCGTCCCCTCAGGACGAACGAAATTCACGCTGCGACTGCTTAATTAGAGCCATTAAACGCGCTCgttcgccgctcgctcgctcggcttCCATATACGAATCGAGGAGTGTTTTGTGAGGCAATAGCGTTCATCTCATTAAAAGTAACTGTTCCTTATTCGCAGGTGCGAAATCCTTTGTCCTGCTGCTCGCCGTTTTGGCCGCCTGCGTGACCGCCGAGCAGGCCGACGAGCAGCCTTTGATTTTCCCCACCGAGGAGAACAGCACCGAGCAGCCGGCCGCCGCGCTCGACGCCTCCGCCGATAAACCGCGGCCGGCGCCGCTTGCGAAATGCGCCGGCGAAAAGGAGATGTGCAAGCCGCCCGCGGGTTGCGCGCTCTTTTATGCTGACGACGATGAGTAAGCGTGTTTCCTtacgaaaattacaaattgattACTATAAATCAATCTAGAGGCATATGCTGGGGAAACACGCGGACGTGAAAAggtttgggattttttttagcataaaTCTGAATGAAAAGCACTGAAAaatcaacattaaaattcatcttaTATCGTTGACGCTAAGAAAAAACACTCACATGATATTACCTTTTGAAtagaacacaaaaaatgcgaaaatttgtTGCATATTGCACTTAagattttccagaaaaattatatcagaTTTATCAGGAAGCTGTTTATATCATGAACCTGTTGGTTCTAGCCGCTCTAGCAAAAACACGGATTAAATGcaaagttttgaattattttagctgTTTCGTCTAGGTTTTAATTCGATAATAAGCATAAAAATGTTCTCATTTTTTGAAggtttcttttttcaaaattcgtgAAATTGTAATCAGGAAGTAGGTGTTTAAGCTCTGATTTAACCAcataaaactatattttttactttgtagCAGATTTTATCTATCCTGCTGAGCTAGCAACTGTATacaatctaaatttttcagcAACAAACCCGTCCAAAATTACCAAACTGTTATATATAGCAATAAACCATTGAAAATCgtgttgttaaatttaaataaaaaatgtttcagggaaaatttgcaaacgtGCATCCTAATTCCTGCGAATGAAACTACCAACGCTACTCTTGGTCTATGCTGTGAGAATGTTCTTTCAAATCGAAGTAAGTatctaaaaatgtattatagaATAAATCCCAAAATTTGCTTATAAGaataattaggaaaaaataccaaaactTATCCGagaataactttttaaaactcatGAACATTTGATTGTTCAAAAAACTGATGAGATTTATTTAccttcattgaaattttactgaaatttaaatcttaagtTAAGCAGCTGCTGCTCACGGACGACAACCGCGACCAACTTTCGCCGGGCTACAACACAGGCCCCGAGCTGGGCTTCATCAGCGCGGCCGACCTGTCCGCCAGTTCGGACAATGGCAAGTCATTCACGGACAAACTGGAGACGCTGGAGGCGGAGTTGAAGAAAAGCGGCATCAAAGTGGAGTCAGACACGCCGTCCGCCGGCCACCTGCGCGTCTTCAACACGACCAACGAGGCCCGCGAGTTGTCCCTCAAGGCCCTGCGGCTGGCCGCGGCCACCAGCGCCCTCACCAACCGGCTCGGACTGTCCAATCCGAACGGCGAGCTGCGGCAGGTGGACTTGCAGAACTCGCGGCTGGGCGAGTCGTGTCCGCCGGTGCCCGTCTGCCCTGTGATCGGCGGCAAGTATCGCCTGCACGACGGCACCTGCAGTAACCCGAGACGCTCGTGGATCGGAAGGGCCACCAGTCCCATGCAGAGACTGCTTCCAGCACATTACGATgatggtgatttttttaataattaaatattaaaataaaaatctttaaaataaatatatatatagcgTGGATAAAtgtcaaaacaattatttgaaatgaaaaaacttCATTACAGCattcagaaatttttgttttttaaaaggaatattttagcTCAACAccttgaattcatttttccatattatttatatttttgagatTAATTTGCAGATCGAAAAATCTTGACAAAGCTCgagcaaatttgaattctaTATTAATCAAAGTTTTTACAAACTAGAGTACTAtgtaaaacacacacacattatccattttaattctaattaaaaataaaaactactgTACTGTATATTGactgttatattttaaatatttatttatttactacgAGTATTTAAAAGCGAATTAACTTTATATCGTTCATTCAACTTTTTATAggttctcaattttttatcgttttacaCAATTCCACTGACccacaataatatttatttttgtaattcatatattaaaattttaggcaCAGTTTTATACCAAAGATATTACAATATAATTTGTTCAATATGAGGTCCTAAGATCTTGGTATGAAGCATAATGAATATACAAGCGCTTCTCGCACAAGAAGTTTGGTGCGGGTGGTTTCTAAcgagaaaattttggaaaattgtcaaattggACGGCAACTATGGAAAAATCGCAAACTGGTaccgatctcagggtgcggtaccctgaaaaaagtCATCGGGGGAATTCAGGCGAAAGTACTCGCCAACACTTTTCATTTAAGGCGTCACTACTTAAAAACCGACAACTCGTCGAATTGATAGATCATTTAACCAATCGACAAACCGCGTTTTTTCCCGTTGGAAATCTATCTCCtcgtccatttttttttagagaaattgaAGAATTTGGTGCAAAGAGACGCAGAATTAAATTCCGCACAACTGAACAAgccaattttgagaatttcgatccgaattttttttaatacccTTGTGAAGGTATTCAGGAAGGCAAAAAATCCGAACTTTCAACCCCTATAAAAACTTCCCTTTCGATTGCAAGGAAAACCGAGCGAGAACTTTATTTTGATGGGGGAGGGGTTGCGGAAACCATGGTATTACTTTCGAAAAAACCTCCTGCCGACGCGTAATTACTacattttaaacgatttttggTAACAATTGAATAAATGAACTTCCATTACAACCTCCGTACGATTTCCGCCAGGCGTGCAGGTGCCACGGTCCGCTAGAGATGGAGGTCCTCTGCCCAGTCCTCGCCTGATCAGCATCCAATTGTCCACGGACGGTCACAGGGCTCCGCAGGACCGAAGATTGACAGCGCTGGTCGCCGACTTCGGCCAGTTCCTCGACCATGACCTCGTACAGAGCCCCTCTTTTCAattgagtaaaattaatactaTTCGTGTAGTGAAAAACTAAATTCATTCATAAACAGGAGGTGGCGGCGGGATTCAGTGCTGCTCGCAGGACGGCGCGTCCGTGTTGCCGCCGCACCAGCGACACCCGCAGTGCATGCCGATCGAAATTCCCTTCGACGACCCTTTCTTCTCCAGATTCAGACAGGGCTGCATGAACTTTGTGCGCACCATGCCGGCCCTGACGCACAACTGCTCCCTCGGAGCAATTAACCAGGTACAAAATCCAAATCCACATAcaccaaattaatatttaattctctGCGCTGCCAGATGAATTCAGTTTCGCACTGGTTCGACGGCTCCACAATTTACGGCTCAGAGGGACAGGCGGCGCGGAATTTGGTTGGACCAAGGGGCACCCTCCTCAACAATGGTAACAGAGGCTCCCTGGCCCTGCTGCCGGCGCAAAACGGCGGCTGCACGCGCAGGAGGCAGACCGAAAACCCAAACTTCTGCTTCGTCGCAGGTAAGTGAGGCCCCGCGATTAAGAGTTTTTTCTAATGCGATTTGCACCTCGTGTCCGTCTTAAATTCAGGggctgccaatttttcaatacgCAAAGATtctcctgtttttttttgcgcaaaacagctggaaaaggtggtttttccgcattttcagCCACATTTCACGCcaaaaagttataaattttggaaaattacacgATTAGTGTTAGATTTTTGGTCTTTAAGTGAAATCAGTGGCATTTTtactgtattttaaaatccccATTTTTGTTGATCCAtcatgataatattttattttcaataaaaatgaatatttttcggaaaaaatgcagaaaactcgcaaaaacattttttgcaatgcatgCAGTATTGGGTTGTTCCGGggaaaatgcgggtttttacGAACCCTGCTTACATAATGGTGAGTTCTGCTCaaaaagatttataaaaactcGATTCAGGCTTATTTAGGACCAAAAAGTTGATCGAAAATAGGAATGgtgaattgaccagttgcataaatccttagttattaaagccgccaacagatggcgcaaccacagactttcttaaaaattttgttttaagcggttttaaggcatttccgctgcgatttcagactcaatctagctattttgctttttttaattaatttgctaatttttgacgtgctgaaaaccaaaatcggttcagccattcgccgtagaaacgttggaaatatttttttattcaaaaaatagtttttcacgattctacggcgattagctgaaccgattttggtttccagcacgtcaaaaattagcaaattaattgaagaatgcacggtagctagattgagtctgaaatcgcagcggaagtgccttaaaatcgaaagtctacggtggcgccatctgttggtggcttcgaacacttggggtttatgcaactggtgaattggccgttaaaaaattcaggacatattggaaattttgtgtttcctCTTGACGAAAGTTCATCTGCTTAAAATTGTACGATCTAAGAGAgatatattgaattattttaatgcaataaaatattttttgttatgatAATTGCGGTGGTATAACAGCCATAAGCAAGTTTTGTAAAATACCTAGAATGGAAGTGTTACTAATCAAAAGTATCTGTCACTTGATATTTACGTTACGTCtctttgttaatatttataataataaaaatcatgctTTTATCTGAATAAgtcgaaaaatatattaaataaataaaagataaaaatatattaaatttttttggtatTACTAGCTATGTAAATTCAAACATTCATTATTCtatatcatttattttgttgtttaatacacttatttttagcaatttttaacaattaaacaacaagattattaattaaattgttcaagGTGACAACCGAGTGAACGAGCAGCCGCTGATCAGTTCTCTTCACACGCTGTTGATGCGCGAGCACAACAGGGTGGCCGGAATCCTGGCCGCGATGCACCCCGAGTACAGCGACGACGCCGTGTACCAGGAGACGCGGCGGATCGTGATCGCCCAGCTGCAGCACATCGCGTACAACGAGTTCCTGCCGGTGGTGCTGGGCCGTCGCTTCATGGAGACGTACGGCCTGCTGCCCCTGGCCTCGGGCCACTCGTTCGACTTCAACCCCAACTACGACGCCTCCGTGACCAACGagttcgccgccgccgcctacCGCCTCCACACGCTCGTCAGGGGCGACCTCAAGCTGTCCAATAACGCAGGAGACTCCCGCATACCACTCAGGGATACCCTGAATAGTCCTCAGGTGCTGCTGTGGCCCGACGCCGGAGACGCTCTGCTCTCGGGACAGTGCAGCCGGCCGCTCGGCGCCTTCGATCATGTCTTCAGCGAAGAGGTAATTATTATCACTTCCAATATTCTTTGATTCAAATGGAAGGATCAGTAAAATTGTATCGCATCTTTCAATTGTTCCAtaactaaaataattcatcgTTCTCatggcttaattttttttaaattaatattttcaaaccgTTTTCTCTCTTTGAGGGGATTTTATGAGCAAAAATATgcagtgcaaaattttcaaagactcgaaaaacttgtttttgaAGCATGTTATTGagtaattgataatttaatggTTAACAAGAAGAATCTTGAtagttttaaagtgaaatgatactgggcaacaattgaaaattatttaaattgttggatgccttaaacaattgaccgatacacaatttgttcaacaatttgcaataataaaaaaatgacctttcctacagtaaaaattcaaattttgccaattttctccaaaatgtacagtgctcgaacatattttcttggcatattccgattcctctcgtcgagatctgtccaacggtgtatgccacttattggggaaaatcttggttttgaaattaaatcggatttcaagtaaggagacagccattaccatttgaaaagcacggtaactttcctgccaattttctgaaaaaattacagtgctccttaggtcaatttaggctttaactgaatcctaagggatgagtttatgcactggcaacaagcattttccatgcttttccagtatcattcctctttaaccctgtattttaaacttaaaaaagtggcacataatttcgtttttttaccGAAAGGTTTTTTCTAGTGTTAAGttacaatattattattaataataaaagtattacaaatttaaatttaaatacatatattcaaattttcttcaaatgatttaatttgaaattattttgcactattcatttttattattatatattcaatatttgtataataattttctattagcCGTATattggaatattaaattttaatacagacaaaataaacttagaaattttaatttctttggtcaaatttttgtataaattaagCCAGGTTTCCATTttacaatatattttgtgaggataaattaaaagaaatatggCCTATCCTGTGtgattaacaatttaaatttctaaatcaaTGTCTATCTGAACTCAATAAAGTAACACCAACAAAACATGAATGATAATACAATGTTTTGtttcaagaggaaaaatatttattgcaaaaaggGATTGATTTTTAACGTGAAAATGGATATGATTgggttaaaaatcaaaagtttatataaaaatatatatttctttatgTAAAAATTCGCTTTCCTATTCGCTAATTcgctaatttattcaatttaaaatggcttTCCTCTGCGCGGAAATTAATTCTGGATGGTCAGCTAatagtgaattaatttccacgcAAAGTAGAGCCACTCAATTTAAATGGCcctcaaaagcaaaattttgacgATTTAATTTCCTGTGCATGTCTTAAAACCCcaatttttcgattatttAGTGAAAACGCTGAATTCcttttgcttgtttttatcgtttttatattttatttaattttctggaacacattttttgtgacattttttcttcttggtGATTTTCCTCCTTgtgaatgagaaaaaaaaacattttaatttcctcagaTGACGCAGCACTTGTTCCAAGGCAGGGGTGGTTTCGGCCTCGACATCCTCAGTCTGAACATCCAGCGTGGCCGAGACCACGGACTGCCCGGCTACAACTCGTACCGGAAATTGTGCGGATTGAAGAGGGCCCGAGACTTCGCCGACTTGACAGACACGATCCGGCCGGAGGTGAAcgcaaaagaaatatataatgaTGGACCGTTCGTTTAATGCGTATTCGCGCCGGAAATTCGCAGGCGTTGCTAGTGCTGCGGCGGATCTACCGCAGCGTCGACGACATTGATTTGTACGTCGGCGGAATTTCGGAGCGGCGGTCGTCAGGCGCCCTTCTGGGACACACCTTTTTGTGTTTGGTCGGAGATCAATTCGCCAGGTTGAAGAAAGGCGATAGGTTTTTCTACGATTTGGCTAATCAGCCAAGTTCATTCTCTGCAGGtatgaaaatgtgaaaatgtttagctgcatgaaaaaatgacttaaatgcgtataatatgtattgttttaatgctattttttagttaaaagtaagttaaaattagatgaataaataaactatatatatattgttacttttaattaattgaaatataattgcttttatttttttattttcacaaatttatttaatttttaaaatatttaaaataccataagtttataaaattataaataatcaatatttttaaatttatgtattttaaataaatttatgttgagTGTACATTCTACGTAATCCATTAAtgatcataattaattaatagaatgCCTTGTACTATAGTGTCAAG
It encodes:
- the LOC135936608 gene encoding chorion peroxidase-like — protein: MIQGAKSFVLLLAVLAACVTAEQADEQPLIFPTEENSTEQPAAALDASADKPRPAPLAKCAGEKEMCKPPAGCALFYADDDEENLQTCILIPANETTNATLGLCCENVLSNRIKQLLLTDDNRDQLSPGYNTGPELGFISAADLSASSDNGKSFTDKLETLEAELKKSGIKVESDTPSAGHLRVFNTTNEARELSLKALRLAAATSALTNRLGLSNPNGELRQVDLQNSRLGESCPPVPVCPVIGGKYRLHDGTCSNPRRSWIGRATSPMQRLLPAHYDDGVQVPRSARDGGPLPSPRLISIQLSTDGHRAPQDRRLTALVADFGQFLDHDLVQSPSFQLRGGGGIQCCSQDGASVLPPHQRHPQCMPIEIPFDDPFFSRFRQGCMNFVRTMPALTHNCSLGAINQMNSVSHWFDGSTIYGSEGQAARNLVGPRGTLLNNGNRGSLALLPAQNGGCTRRRQTENPNFCFVAGDNRVNEQPLISSLHTLLMREHNRVAGILAAMHPEYSDDAVYQETRRIVIAQLQHIAYNEFLPVVLGRRFMETYGLLPLASGHSFDFNPNYDASVTNEFAAAAYRLHTLVRGDLKLSNNAGDSRIPLRDTLNSPQVLLWPDAGDALLSGQCSRPLGAFDHVFSEEMTQHLFQGRGGFGLDILSLNIQRGRDHGLPGYNSYRKLCGLKRARDFADLTDTIRPEALLVLRRIYRSVDDIDLYVGGISERRSSGALLGHTFLCLVGDQFARLKKGDRFFYDLANQPSSFSADQLNEIRKTSLARIICDNSVGVTRLQPLVFWQQDDARNPIVSCDSALIPRMSLEPWIPEVPNT